A stretch of Eleutherodactylus coqui strain aEleCoq1 chromosome 2, aEleCoq1.hap1, whole genome shotgun sequence DNA encodes these proteins:
- the LOC136610232 gene encoding olfactory receptor 8D1-like, whose translation MNGCPNGSSKQEFTIVAFSMSSSGQLELSLGILIIYLITVLGNLTIIFLVCLIPKLHTPMYFFLSNLAVVDVTSTSTCVPKLLFITLTRDHRISFSCCMTQLFFFVLGGDAEVFMLTSMAYDRYVAICKPLQYHTIMRKNMYIAMAASCWLLGALNSLLHMLLTSVLEFCHSHAINNFFCDLKSVIVLSTTNTESRKVFMFCEVFVIIFVPFILIIISYIFIFSTILKIRSSAGRMKAFSSCTSHLITVILFYGPLMFLYMKTDSEDSKEQDMLLSIIYLVVVPMLNPLVYSLRNKEVWGAVVMLTNQKLLRL comes from the coding sequence ATGAATGGCTGCCCAAATGGAAGCTCTAAGCAGGAATTTACTATTGTCGCCTTCTCAATGTCTTCATCAGGCCAACTTGAGCTCTCTCTTGGAATTTTGATTATTTATTTAATTACTGTTTTGGGGAACCTGACAATAATTTTTCTTGTATGTTTGATACCAAAATTGCACACCCCGATGTATTTCTTCTTGAGTAACCTTGCTGTTGTAGATGTCACATCCACATCTACTTGTGTTCCTAAACTACTTTTTATCACACTGACCCGAGATCACAGAATCTCTTTTAGTTGCTGTATGACACAATTATTTTTCTTTGTGTTGGGTGGTGATGCTGAAGTTTTCATGCTTACATCAATGGCCTATGACCGCTATGTGGCAATATGTAAACCTTTACAATACCACACAATAATGAGAAAGAATATGTACATTGCAATGGCGGCTTCCTGTTGGTTACTTGGTGCTTTAAATTCTCTATTACATATGTTACTTACATCTGTTCTAGAATTTTGCCATTCACATGCAATCAATAATTTCTTCTGTGACCTGAAATCAGTGATTGTTCTTTCCACTACTAACACTGAAAGCCGCAAAGTCTTCATGTTCTGTGAAGTTTTTGTTATTATCTTTGTGCCATTTATACTTATCATTATATCATATATCTTTATCTTCTCAACCATATTGAAAATTCGCTCCTCTGCAGGACGTATGAAAGCTTTCTCAAGCTGCACCTCTCACCTCATCACAGTTATATTATTTTACGGACCACTCATGTTCTTGTATATGAAAACAGACTCAGAAGACTCCAAGGAACAGGACATGTTGCTCTCAATTATTTATCTGGTTGTAGTTCCTATGTTGAATCCTCTGGTCTATAGTCTAAGAAATAAAGAGGTTTGGGGGGCTGTTGTGATGTTAACAAATCAAAAGTTATTAAGACTCTAG